One Methylophilus sp. TWE2 DNA segment encodes these proteins:
- the waaA gene encoding lipid IV(A) 3-deoxy-D-manno-octulosonic acid transferase, whose product MPKFVYSLLMTLVALLLPLKLLWRSLKQPEYRQHVRERYGFYTHTVKAPLIWIHCVSVGETRATQPLILALLEQYPQHQILITHGTPTGRDTSSQLFQQQITSGRVLQAYLPIDTPGASKRFLAHFKPVLGLLMETELWFHLIDHATRKHIPIALLSARLSAKSAAGYAKLGSLTRQGLQQLALVAAQTAADAERLQALGAKDPMICGNLKFDVTPPADSADKGAAFRQLLGQDRTVLMAASTREGEESLILDAVQGTGVLTLLVPRHPQRFAEVESLLKARGLRYVLRTELTQPLNMDVQVVLGNSMGEMYTYYAASDFAVMGGSLQPLGGQNLIEAAAMGVPTILGPHMFNFAQVTQTAVMADAAVQLSDVSELHHMIATLAADKGKVATMSQAAKGFTAQHRGTTERLMMAIAQLLKVNSSSAQ is encoded by the coding sequence ATGCCAAAATTCGTGTATTCCCTACTCATGACACTGGTAGCGCTGCTGCTGCCACTCAAGCTGCTTTGGCGTAGCCTGAAACAACCCGAATACCGCCAGCATGTGCGCGAACGCTATGGCTTTTACACACACACCGTCAAGGCGCCTTTGATTTGGATACATTGCGTCTCGGTTGGCGAAACGCGCGCCACGCAACCGCTGATCCTCGCCTTGCTTGAACAGTATCCGCAGCACCAGATACTCATCACCCACGGCACGCCGACGGGCCGCGACACCAGCAGCCAGCTATTTCAACAGCAGATCACCAGTGGACGCGTGCTGCAAGCCTATTTACCGATAGACACGCCTGGCGCCAGCAAACGCTTCCTTGCGCACTTCAAGCCTGTATTAGGTTTATTGATGGAAACCGAGCTCTGGTTCCATTTGATTGATCACGCGACGCGTAAGCATATCCCCATCGCGCTGCTGAGCGCACGCCTCTCGGCAAAATCCGCTGCCGGATATGCCAAACTGGGCAGCCTGACGCGCCAAGGCCTGCAACAACTGGCACTGGTCGCCGCCCAAACCGCTGCCGATGCCGAACGCCTGCAAGCGCTGGGTGCAAAAGATCCGATGATCTGCGGCAACCTGAAATTTGACGTGACCCCGCCAGCAGACAGCGCCGACAAAGGTGCTGCATTCAGGCAGTTGCTTGGCCAAGACCGCACCGTATTGATGGCAGCCAGTACGCGCGAGGGCGAAGAATCACTGATACTGGATGCCGTGCAAGGCACCGGCGTACTCACGCTGCTGGTGCCCCGCCATCCGCAACGTTTTGCCGAGGTGGAGTCGCTGCTCAAGGCACGTGGCCTACGCTATGTATTGCGCACTGAATTGACCCAGCCACTGAATATGGATGTGCAAGTGGTGCTGGGTAACAGCATGGGGGAAATGTATACCTATTATGCCGCCAGTGATTTCGCGGTGATGGGCGGCAGCCTGCAACCGCTGGGCGGGCAAAACCTGATTGAAGCGGCGGCCATGGGCGTACCAACGATATTGGGGCCGCATATGTTTAATTTTGCGCAGGTCACGCAAACGGCAGTCATGGCGGATGCCGCAGTGCAATTAAGTGATGTGAGTGAGTTGCATCACATGATTGCCACCTTGGCGGCGGACAAGGGGAAAGTAGCGACGATGTCGCAGGCGGCGAAGGGGTTTACGGCGCAGCATAGAGGGACAACGGAGAGGTTGATGATGGCGATAGCGCAGTTGTTAAAAGTTAATTCTTCTAGCGCACAGTGA
- a CDS encoding adenosylcobalamin-dependent ribonucleoside-diphosphate reductase, translated as MLKAVEQKKVHSEEVAVEIPVQPVSLDIWDKKYRLKTKSGEHVDKDMDDSYSRVARALADVETTEEKKHEWHEKFLWALRRGAIPAGRITSNAGAQEHKPATSTINCTVSGVVEDSMDDILGKVHEAGLTLKAGCGIGYEFSTLRPKGAFVAGAGAYTSGPLSFMDIYDKMCFTVSSAGGRRGAQMATFDISHPDVTDFIKAKRENGRLRQFNLSCLITKEFMEAVKADAEWRLAFPVTEKEAIIDGLNVNDESQVVWRDWPIKGKYLTKTEGPEAGKVACRIYKTIKARRLWDVIMSSTYDFAEPGFILIDRVNEMNNNWFCENIRATNPCGEQPLPPYGACLLGSVNLTKFVREPFTDNAHFDWDEYRNVVAVFTRMLDNVVEINGLPLEQQRQEIARKRRHGMGYLGLGSTLTMLKMKYGDEDSVKFTEEVTRIMAEVGWEVGVQLAEEKGPAPIMDEKFEVTADMLRVRPEMAADGIKVGQKLAGKVLLGKYSRYMQQFPEGLRNQIATKGVRFTHHSSIAPTGTISLSLANNASNGIEPSFAHHYARNVIREGKKSKEKVDVFSYELLAYRELVNPNAMPFSDKPEEQLPDYFLDSSTIMAKAHVDIQAAAQKWIDSSISKTINVPTDYDFEDFKDIYLYAYDKGLKGCTTFRFNPEAFQGVLVTEKDLESTTYKFTLEDGTEIEAKGNEEIEYDGEIHTAANLFDAFKEGYYGKF; from the coding sequence ATGCTGAAAGCAGTTGAACAAAAGAAAGTCCATTCAGAAGAGGTCGCTGTGGAGATTCCAGTGCAACCTGTCTCACTCGATATTTGGGATAAGAAATACCGTCTCAAAACCAAGTCCGGTGAGCATGTAGATAAAGACATGGACGATTCTTACAGCCGCGTGGCACGTGCGCTGGCGGACGTCGAAACCACTGAAGAGAAAAAGCACGAATGGCACGAAAAATTCTTGTGGGCGTTGCGCCGTGGCGCGATTCCGGCAGGCCGTATTACCTCCAACGCTGGTGCGCAAGAGCACAAGCCAGCCACCTCTACCATTAACTGTACTGTGTCTGGCGTGGTCGAAGACAGCATGGACGATATTCTGGGCAAAGTGCACGAAGCTGGCCTGACGCTCAAAGCCGGTTGCGGCATTGGTTATGAGTTTTCTACCCTGCGTCCAAAAGGCGCGTTTGTCGCGGGTGCCGGTGCTTACACCTCTGGCCCATTAAGCTTTATGGATATCTACGACAAAATGTGTTTCACCGTGTCTTCTGCCGGTGGCCGCCGTGGCGCGCAAATGGCGACTTTTGATATTTCACATCCAGACGTGACTGACTTTATCAAAGCCAAGCGTGAAAATGGCCGCCTGCGCCAGTTCAACCTGAGCTGCCTGATCACCAAAGAATTTATGGAAGCCGTCAAAGCCGATGCCGAATGGCGTTTGGCGTTCCCGGTGACTGAAAAAGAAGCCATTATTGATGGCCTCAATGTCAACGACGAGTCACAAGTGGTGTGGCGCGACTGGCCGATCAAAGGCAAGTACCTGACCAAAACCGAAGGTCCCGAAGCCGGTAAAGTGGCTTGTCGCATCTACAAAACCATCAAGGCGCGCCGTCTGTGGGATGTCATCATGTCTTCCACCTACGACTTTGCCGAGCCCGGCTTTATCCTGATCGACCGCGTCAACGAAATGAACAACAACTGGTTCTGCGAAAACATCCGCGCCACCAACCCTTGTGGTGAGCAGCCATTGCCGCCTTACGGCGCTTGCCTGCTGGGTTCAGTGAACCTGACCAAGTTTGTGCGCGAGCCATTCACCGACAACGCGCATTTTGACTGGGACGAATACCGCAACGTTGTGGCTGTGTTCACCCGCATGCTCGACAACGTGGTTGAAATCAACGGTTTGCCACTCGAGCAGCAACGCCAGGAAATCGCCCGCAAACGCCGTCACGGCATGGGCTACCTGGGCCTGGGCTCAACACTGACCATGCTCAAAATGAAATACGGTGATGAAGATTCAGTGAAATTCACTGAAGAAGTGACCCGCATCATGGCCGAAGTGGGCTGGGAAGTCGGCGTGCAACTGGCTGAAGAAAAAGGCCCGGCACCGATCATGGACGAGAAGTTTGAAGTGACCGCCGACATGCTACGCGTGCGCCCGGAAATGGCCGCTGACGGCATCAAGGTCGGCCAGAAACTAGCCGGTAAAGTGTTGCTGGGTAAATACAGCCGCTACATGCAGCAGTTCCCAGAAGGCCTGCGTAACCAGATCGCGACCAAGGGTGTACGCTTTACGCACCACAGTTCCATCGCGCCTACCGGCACCATTTCACTGAGCCTGGCCAACAACGCCAGCAACGGTATCGAGCCGAGCTTTGCCCACCACTATGCGCGTAACGTCATCCGTGAAGGCAAAAAGTCTAAAGAGAAAGTCGACGTATTCAGCTACGAGCTGCTGGCTTACCGTGAACTGGTGAACCCAAACGCCATGCCGTTCAGCGACAAGCCAGAAGAGCAATTGCCAGACTACTTCCTAGATTCATCCACCATCATGGCCAAAGCCCACGTGGATATTCAGGCCGCTGCGCAAAAATGGATTGATAGCTCCATCTCCAAAACCATCAACGTGCCAACCGACTACGACTTTGAGGATTTCAAAGACATCTACCTCTACGCTTACGACAAAGGCCTCAAAGGTTGCACGACCTTCCGTTTCAACCCTGAAGCGTTCCAAGGTGTGCTGGTGACCGAGAAAGACTTAGAGAGCACCACCTACAAGTTCACGCTCGAAGATGGCACCGAGATCGAAGCCAAGGGGAATGAAGAGATTGAGTACGATGGCGAGATTCATACGGCGGCGAATTTATTCGATGCATTTAAAGAAGGCTACTACGGAAAATTTTAG
- a CDS encoding NrdJb, whose translation MAIKIDKKITAYKLVTDEDKKAAEAAAAPVTNIIQMGEPLSRPDMLVGNTYKIKTPVTEHALYITINDVIMNEGTPQEHRRPFEIFINSKNMEHFQWIVALTRVMSAVFRKGGDVTFLVEELKSVFEPSGGYFKKGGKFVPSLVAEIGEVVEKHLQEIGMLKKPGLDEHQQKLVEEKKAEYLEKHAKSGEESNDEGFPKGAQLCKKCNTKASILMDGCMTCLNCGDSKCG comes from the coding sequence ATGGCAATCAAAATCGACAAAAAAATCACCGCATACAAACTGGTGACCGATGAAGACAAAAAAGCAGCCGAGGCCGCAGCAGCGCCTGTCACAAACATCATTCAAATGGGTGAACCCTTGAGCCGCCCAGACATGCTCGTGGGCAACACCTACAAGATCAAAACGCCGGTGACCGAGCACGCGCTCTACATCACCATCAACGACGTCATCATGAACGAAGGCACGCCACAAGAGCACCGCCGCCCGTTTGAGATATTCATTAACTCCAAAAACATGGAGCACTTCCAGTGGATCGTCGCGCTCACCCGCGTCATGTCCGCCGTGTTCCGTAAAGGTGGCGATGTCACCTTCTTGGTCGAAGAACTCAAAAGCGTGTTTGAACCTAGCGGTGGCTACTTCAAAAAAGGCGGCAAGTTTGTGCCTAGCCTGGTGGCCGAGATTGGTGAAGTGGTCGAAAAACACCTGCAAGAAATCGGCATGCTTAAAAAACCAGGCTTAGACGAACACCAGCAAAAACTGGTAGAAGAGAAAAAAGCCGAATACCTGGAAAAACACGCCAAGTCGGGTGAAGAATCAAACGACGAAGGCTTCCCCAAAGGGGCGCAGCTTTGCAAAAAGTGTAATACCAAAGCAAGCATATTGATGGATGGATGTATGACTTGCTTGAACTGCGGGGATAGTAAGTGCGGATAA
- a CDS encoding phage exclusion protein Lit family protein, which yields MNAPRSPILTLENAIAGCAFRIAPERNHELAEFRDSRNIKLSLVDERDFNIRVLLDKNEIIIGIAALEFLWASCHAHLVIYHEYGLAQKSDATTFDTGGSDRRLNAMKLLNWAGHNIQNSGKELWPADLPQPVRYPVPLSDIHAANELFLCAIAWIIHHELAHLRLNHQALSSPCTIVEEKDADLEATKWILDKCTDSKETRKRTYGIAAAILALQGFQNEDQFVSLKTHPSTLERIDYCLTAANIDDDDEIYAFSAVTMQIQLAHRGIHKSHAGSNFRELYSEYLIEFSKASS from the coding sequence ATGAACGCTCCGCGCTCTCCAATCTTAACTCTTGAAAATGCGATTGCTGGATGCGCCTTTCGTATTGCGCCTGAACGTAATCATGAGCTGGCCGAATTTCGCGACTCCAGAAATATTAAATTATCTCTTGTCGATGAGCGTGATTTTAATATCAGAGTTCTACTCGATAAGAATGAAATCATCATTGGCATAGCAGCGCTCGAGTTTCTCTGGGCAAGTTGCCATGCTCACTTGGTCATTTATCATGAATACGGTCTGGCACAAAAAAGCGACGCTACTACATTTGACACTGGTGGATCAGATCGTCGACTCAATGCAATGAAGCTTCTGAATTGGGCTGGCCATAATATCCAGAACAGCGGTAAAGAGCTTTGGCCTGCCGATCTTCCTCAACCAGTTCGATATCCTGTACCGCTTAGTGATATTCATGCTGCGAATGAATTATTTCTTTGTGCCATCGCCTGGATCATTCATCACGAACTTGCGCATCTACGGTTAAATCACCAGGCGCTATCTTCACCTTGTACGATCGTGGAAGAAAAAGATGCTGATTTGGAAGCTACGAAATGGATTCTTGATAAATGCACGGACTCAAAAGAGACTCGCAAACGAACTTATGGCATCGCCGCTGCCATATTGGCATTGCAAGGTTTTCAAAACGAAGATCAATTTGTTTCGCTTAAAACACATCCCTCAACTTTGGAGCGCATTGATTATTGCTTAACGGCCGCTAATATTGATGACGATGATGAAATCTATGCGTTCTCTGCGGTCACGATGCAAATACAACTCGCACATCGTGGTATTCATAAGAGTCATGCAGGAAGCAATTTTCGTGAACTTTACTCAGAGTATTTAATTGAATTTTCCAAAGCATCAAGTTAA
- a CDS encoding LA2681 family HEPN domain-containing protein, giving the protein MDLKKIDATLAHLSDMVSMGAFDEAFNGAEALYAIICYLDKNAIYFTVLSNLASIYIDIGAMKPCKISAQKGLDILMLHPSEIAEQIGEHHYFYNLSNGKFNLIENKNPFDHTFSTIEQLIEVKTLLWKAIKSYEQSHHTRADPKFIVNLGNALNQQFRLSEALACYDDVNLLQLDIPQSWINRSRTLMMLNTVSNSYSIQMLEQVKNGYEKILSSPEIPPPWLDYYKQQIEYFQSELTEACRRDNIQYDPHDLDKTKAEYNDLSDYRKFCLAHNLTLSEHGLYCACAGSARDNLTIPTLSGVVGDFVVPMEMVLNRLKSEFSFARHLYYGYLSEEPDDELLHDSCFSELLNDELLGIDVEKLRTAFRGCFGILDKIGVAICELFDVYPPNDSVSFQSFWQLDRDNRRAKFNSIKNPGLLALYSIATDLNDRKDGEWSFLKKLRNDLEHEFVVIHKTETPSDIYKSYDFMSQIVFIQEKDFLNHLNRLLQLTRSAIFSFVFAVRDKALKEKQDDKLYFPNSILRKDYI; this is encoded by the coding sequence ATGGACCTTAAAAAGATAGACGCTACACTGGCTCATCTCTCTGACATGGTAAGCATGGGAGCGTTTGATGAAGCATTCAACGGTGCTGAAGCGCTATATGCAATTATTTGCTATCTTGATAAAAATGCCATTTATTTCACAGTCTTATCTAATCTCGCATCGATATATATAGATATAGGTGCGATGAAACCCTGCAAGATCTCAGCACAAAAAGGGTTGGATATTTTGATGCTTCATCCTAGTGAAATCGCTGAACAAATTGGAGAGCATCATTATTTTTATAACCTGAGCAATGGAAAATTCAACTTAATAGAAAATAAAAATCCCTTTGATCATACTTTCTCGACGATTGAACAGCTTATCGAAGTAAAAACACTACTCTGGAAAGCCATCAAATCTTACGAGCAATCGCATCACACTCGTGCTGATCCAAAATTTATTGTTAATTTAGGCAATGCATTGAATCAACAATTTCGATTATCTGAAGCTTTGGCTTGCTATGATGATGTGAATCTTCTGCAGCTGGATATTCCTCAATCCTGGATAAATAGATCTAGGACGCTCATGATGCTTAATACGGTCAGTAATTCTTACTCCATACAAATGCTGGAACAAGTTAAAAATGGGTATGAAAAAATATTATCTTCTCCAGAAATTCCACCGCCATGGCTGGATTATTACAAACAGCAAATTGAATATTTTCAATCTGAGCTTACTGAGGCTTGCAGAAGAGATAATATCCAATACGATCCGCATGACTTAGATAAAACAAAAGCTGAATACAACGATTTAAGCGATTACAGAAAATTTTGTTTGGCGCATAACCTGACCTTATCGGAGCATGGTCTATATTGCGCATGCGCGGGCAGTGCCAGAGATAATTTAACGATCCCTACTTTGTCCGGGGTTGTTGGTGACTTTGTAGTACCCATGGAAATGGTACTCAATCGATTGAAATCAGAGTTTTCATTTGCAAGACATTTGTATTATGGCTATTTATCCGAAGAACCTGATGATGAATTGCTTCATGACTCTTGTTTTTCAGAGCTACTCAACGATGAATTGCTTGGTATCGATGTAGAGAAACTCAGAACTGCGTTTAGAGGATGCTTTGGTATATTGGATAAAATCGGAGTGGCGATTTGTGAGTTATTCGACGTGTATCCGCCGAATGATAGCGTTTCTTTTCAGAGTTTTTGGCAATTAGACAGAGATAATCGAAGAGCAAAGTTTAATAGCATTAAAAATCCGGGCCTATTAGCCTTGTACAGTATTGCCACAGATTTGAACGATAGAAAAGATGGTGAATGGTCATTTCTTAAAAAATTAAGAAACGATTTAGAACATGAATTTGTTGTGATTCATAAAACAGAAACGCCTAGTGATATCTATAAATCTTATGATTTTATGAGCCAAATTGTCTTTATTCAGGAAAAAGACTTCCTCAATCATCTTAATAGACTTCTTCAATTAACCCGTTCAGCTATATTTTCATTTGTTTTTGCCGTTAGAGATAAAGCGTTGAAAGAAAAGCAAGACGATAAACTGTATTTTCCCAACTCAATTCTTCGCAAAGATTACATTTAA
- a CDS encoding Wadjet anti-phage system protein JetD domain-containing protein, which translates to MDTLAHSLLSKLLSAAEMCNAGRRSRQAALTESTLAEYRGFSSLPKKESFEETMRAARAEGAVELVWDGKKSGEGFIKRINLVDRRNLAAFLGIRLSDDKVDEAREHLQPFVADYPVLEEVIDRWKKLRKVRSLGPEKYQDWMDAIRTIVACQNAPSTQTMSLPVRKFSSQLFKDSKRIEKLIAPLDVLLVGGLDGDIRPESGVLQELGLFREEHPARLAGNVIIERERVTACLDQPYSGLPAQTVLRLASTPSMVMTIENLTTFHSEARQRCDENVLLIYTAGMPSPAWRAMYRRLLGSLSNDVPLYHWGDVDEGGFRIAATLASDANSAGYKLLPWKMHPDDVPKNVRRKATQHTLAQIRHFSAVAGWSELGDAISEAEFVVEQESL; encoded by the coding sequence ATGGATACACTAGCTCACTCCCTGTTAAGCAAACTACTCTCTGCCGCTGAGATGTGTAATGCGGGTCGAAGATCACGCCAGGCGGCATTGACTGAATCAACCCTGGCTGAATATCGCGGCTTTTCCTCACTACCAAAAAAGGAATCTTTCGAGGAAACAATGCGGGCTGCGCGGGCCGAGGGAGCCGTTGAACTTGTCTGGGATGGAAAGAAGTCCGGTGAAGGTTTTATCAAGCGAATTAACCTTGTCGACAGACGAAATCTAGCAGCCTTTCTGGGAATCCGTCTTTCCGACGACAAGGTCGATGAGGCAAGGGAGCATTTGCAGCCATTCGTTGCCGACTACCCAGTGTTAGAGGAAGTTATTGATCGTTGGAAAAAGCTACGTAAGGTGAGAAGCCTTGGGCCGGAAAAATATCAGGATTGGATGGATGCCATTCGCACGATAGTGGCATGCCAAAACGCCCCATCTACCCAAACAATGTCCTTGCCTGTGCGAAAATTCAGCAGCCAATTGTTTAAAGACAGCAAGCGTATAGAGAAGCTGATTGCTCCATTGGATGTTTTGCTCGTTGGAGGGTTAGATGGTGATATTCGACCAGAGTCCGGCGTCTTGCAGGAACTTGGGCTTTTCCGGGAGGAGCATCCCGCCAGACTTGCTGGGAATGTGATTATAGAGCGTGAACGCGTCACAGCTTGCCTGGATCAACCATACAGTGGATTACCGGCGCAAACGGTCCTTCGATTAGCCAGCACTCCAAGTATGGTGATGACCATCGAGAACCTTACTACCTTTCATAGCGAGGCACGCCAGCGATGCGATGAAAATGTGCTGCTGATCTACACTGCCGGGATGCCATCCCCTGCTTGGCGAGCAATGTACCGTAGATTGCTTGGAAGCCTTTCAAATGATGTACCCCTGTATCATTGGGGAGATGTGGATGAAGGTGGATTCAGAATTGCCGCCACCTTGGCCAGCGATGCTAACTCAGCTGGATACAAACTGTTACCATGGAAGATGCACCCTGATGACGTTCCTAAAAATGTGAGGCGAAAAGCTACTCAGCATACATTGGCACAAATCAGACACTTTTCTGCAGTAGCCGGATGGTCGGAACTAGGAGATGCAATTAGTGAAGCTGAGTTCGTTGTTGAGCAGGAAAGTCTATAA